CCTGGACCGGATCCTTGGCCCCGTGGAACGCCTGCTCTATCGCCTGTGTGGCATTGACGCCGGGAAAGAGATGGGCTGGAAGACCTACGCCGTGGCCGTGGTGGTCTTCAACGCCGCCGGACTTGTGGCGGCATATGCCATCCAGCGGCTCCAAGGCCTGCTGCCGCTGAACCCGGCCGGGCTTCCCGGCGTGGACCCGTTCGTGGCCTTCAACACCGCCGTGAGCTTCGCCACCAACACCAACTGGCAGGCCTACGGCGGCGAAACCACCATGAGCCACCTGACCCAGATGCTGGCGCTCACGGTGCAGAACTTCGTCTCCGCCGCCACGGGCATGGCCGTGATGGCCGCCGTGATCCGGGGTCTGGCCCGGCGCGAGACGGATCGGCTGGGCAATTTCTGGCGCGACCTCACCCGCTCCACCCTCTATGTGCTGCTGCCCCTCTCCGTGCTCCTGGCCCTGGTCCTGGTCTGGCAGGGCGTGCCCCAGACCCTGGAAGGTTCCGTCACGGCCACGCTCTTGGACCCGGCCGTCTCCGAGACGCCCGGGCCGGACGCGGACGGAACAAGGACGGAGCAGGTCATCGCCCTCGGGCCGGTGGCCTCCCAGGTGGCCATCAAACAGCTCGGCACCAACGGCGGCGGTTTTTTCAACGTCAACTCCGCCCATCCCCTTGAAAACCCCACGCCCCTGACGAACCTGCTGGAACTGCTGGCCATCCTGCTCATCCCGGCCGCGCTGTGCCACACCTTCGGGGTCATGGTGGGCGACCGGCGGCAAGGATTCGCGGTGCTTGCGGCCATGACCATCCTGTTTGCCGGGTTCGCCCTCCTGACCATGCAGGCCGAGAGCATGCCCAACCCCTTGTTGGCGGAGACCGGGGTGGCGTCCGCCCCGAGCCTGGAGGGCAAGGAAGTCCGCTTCGGCGTTGCCGGTTCGTCCCTGTGGGCGGCCGTAACCACCTCCGCCTCCAACGGCTCGGTCAATTCCATGCACGACAGCTTCTCGCCGCTTGGCGGCATGTGGCCCATGCTGCTCATGCAGCTTGGCGAGGTGGTTTTCGGCGGCGTGGGCTCGGGCCTCTACGGCATGCTGGTTTTCGCCGTGGTGGCGGTGTTCGTGGCCGGGCTCATGGTCGGGCGCACGCCGGAATACCTGGGCAAAAAGATCGAACCCTTCGAGACCAAGATGGCCGCCCTGATCATCCTGATTCCGCCGTTTTTGTGCCTGATGGGCACGGCCCTGGCCTGCGTCGCCGGCCCTCCCGGGGCCGTCTCCAACCCCGGGCCGCACGGGTTCAGCGAAATCCTCTACGGCTTCTCCTCCATGGGCAACAACAACGGCAGCGCCTTTGCGGGCCTGACCGCCAGTTCGCCCTT
Above is a genomic segment from Desulfolutivibrio sulfodismutans DSM 3696 containing:
- the kdpA gene encoding potassium-transporting ATPase subunit KdpA, with amino-acid sequence MKTTDVLQYLLFLVLLLGASWPLGLFMARVYQDRPCGLDRILGPVERLLYRLCGIDAGKEMGWKTYAVAVVVFNAAGLVAAYAIQRLQGLLPLNPAGLPGVDPFVAFNTAVSFATNTNWQAYGGETTMSHLTQMLALTVQNFVSAATGMAVMAAVIRGLARRETDRLGNFWRDLTRSTLYVLLPLSVLLALVLVWQGVPQTLEGSVTATLLDPAVSETPGPDADGTRTEQVIALGPVASQVAIKQLGTNGGGFFNVNSAHPLENPTPLTNLLELLAILLIPAALCHTFGVMVGDRRQGFAVLAAMTILFAGFALLTMQAESMPNPLLAETGVASAPSLEGKEVRFGVAGSSLWAAVTTSASNGSVNSMHDSFSPLGGMWPMLLMQLGEVVFGGVGSGLYGMLVFAVVAVFVAGLMVGRTPEYLGKKIEPFETKMAALIILIPPFLCLMGTALACVAGPPGAVSNPGPHGFSEILYGFSSMGNNNGSAFAGLTASSPFWTVAGAVAMFVSRYGLIIPVLALAGSLAGKKRLQEGPGTLPTHGPIFVALLMAVVLVVGALTFVPALALGPVAEHLDLFK